Proteins encoded by one window of Ignavibacteriota bacterium:
- a CDS encoding GDP-L-fucose synthase, translating to MNLESKIYVAGHNGMVGSAIVRKLESLGYSNIIKFSFDELDLRRQSDVENMFEMENPEYVFLAAAKVGGILANNTYKAEFIYDNLAIAMNIIHASYKYGVKKLINLGSSCIYPKFAPQPMKEEYLLTGELEPTNDAYAIAKITALKLCNFYHQQYGCEFITIMPPNLYGFGDNYNLETSHVLPALIRKFRLAKLLSDNNYDAIRDDFSNHKIGFGHDKQNYSDADIIEILKNVGVTSEKVSLWGSGEIRREFEHADDIAKAAIEVAQKISVKDIGDFLNVGSGSDISISELAEIIKSLSGFNGEIEFNSRGLSGTPVKLLDSSRAFVLGIKPEITLEEGIRKLFEGWN from the coding sequence ATGAATTTGGAATCAAAAATTTATGTTGCCGGTCATAATGGAATGGTCGGCTCTGCGATTGTGCGAAAGCTTGAGTCGCTTGGTTATTCAAACATTATAAAATTTTCTTTCGATGAATTAGATTTAAGACGTCAATCTGATGTTGAAAATATGTTTGAGATGGAAAATCCTGAATATGTTTTCCTTGCTGCAGCTAAGGTTGGCGGAATATTGGCTAACAACACATACAAAGCGGAATTTATTTATGATAATCTTGCTATAGCAATGAATATTATTCATGCATCGTATAAATATGGTGTAAAAAAATTGATAAATCTTGGTTCATCATGCATTTATCCTAAATTTGCTCCCCAACCAATGAAAGAGGAATACCTGCTAACCGGAGAACTTGAACCGACTAATGATGCTTATGCAATTGCAAAAATTACAGCTCTGAAACTATGCAATTTTTATCATCAGCAATACGGTTGCGAATTTATTACAATTATGCCGCCCAATTTATACGGTTTTGGCGATAATTACAATCTTGAAACTTCCCATGTACTGCCTGCTTTAATTCGGAAATTCCGATTGGCGAAACTTCTTTCTGACAACAATTATGATGCAATCAGAGATGATTTTTCAAATCATAAAATCGGCTTCGGACATGATAAGCAGAATTATTCCGATGCAGATATAATTGAAATATTAAAAAATGTTGGTGTTACTTCAGAAAAAGTTTCACTCTGGGGTTCAGGTGAAATACGCCGTGAGTTTGAGCATGCTGATGACATTGCAAAAGCTGCAATAGAAGTTGCACAGAAAATATCCGTAAAAGATATTGGTGATTTTCTTAATGTTGGCAGTGGCTCTGATATATCAATTTCTGAACTTGCTGAAATAATAAAATCTCTTTCAGGATTCAACGGTGAAATTGAATTTAATTCCCGGGGGCTTTCCGGCACTCCTGTCAAACTATTAGACAGTAGCCGTGCTTTTGTTCTCGGCATCAAACCTGAAATTACTTTGGAAGAAGGCATAAGAAAACTTTTTGAAGGCTGGAATTAA
- the gmd gene encoding GDP-mannose 4,6-dehydratase, whose translation MKTALITGITGQDGSYMAELLLSKGYKVHGIIRRASTFNTQRIDHIYADRHKNPDLYLHYGDMTDSGAISDVIHKIQPDEIYNFAAQSHVRVSFDLPEYTGDVTGLATVRMLDAIKRMDKPVKFFQASTSELYGGAVPPQNEKTGFIPRSPYASAKLFSYWTTVNYREAYNIHATNGITFNHESPRRGETFVTRKITRSISRILSGLDSTIYLGYLDAYRDWGYAPEYMSIIYDLMQLDKPVDVVIGTGVSYTVRNFLDAAFNYCGVKILWKGSGDNEKSIVESFDSHWNDVLKIGQEVVKIDPRYYRPTEVEHLRADITNMKELIGREPKVKFNELIKIMMDSDMLKHGLTPPGEGFAIHKELNFDWSANLQISGLD comes from the coding sequence ATGAAAACAGCACTCATCACGGGAATTACAGGGCAGGACGGCTCATATATGGCTGAACTTCTGCTTTCGAAAGGATACAAAGTTCATGGAATTATCCGAAGAGCAAGTACTTTTAATACTCAAAGAATTGACCATATTTATGCTGACAGGCACAAAAACCCTGATTTGTACCTGCACTACGGAGATATGACTGATTCAGGTGCTATCAGTGATGTTATTCACAAAATTCAACCTGATGAAATTTACAATTTTGCAGCCCAAAGTCATGTACGTGTATCATTTGATTTACCTGAATACACAGGAGATGTAACAGGACTTGCTACTGTTCGTATGCTCGATGCAATCAAGAGGATGGATAAACCCGTGAAATTTTTTCAGGCATCCACTTCAGAACTATACGGAGGTGCTGTTCCACCCCAAAACGAAAAAACCGGATTCATACCGAGAAGTCCTTATGCATCGGCAAAATTATTTAGCTACTGGACAACAGTGAACTACCGTGAGGCATATAACATTCATGCAACTAACGGGATTACTTTCAATCATGAAAGTCCCCGCCGTGGCGAAACATTCGTTACACGCAAGATTACACGAAGTATATCGAGAATTTTGTCGGGGCTTGACTCTACTATTTACCTCGGTTATCTTGATGCATACCGCGACTGGGGCTATGCACCTGAATATATGTCAATTATTTATGATTTAATGCAGCTTGATAAACCGGTGGATGTCGTAATAGGTACAGGTGTAAGTTATACAGTTCGCAATTTCCTTGATGCTGCTTTTAATTATTGTGGAGTAAAAATTTTATGGAAGGGCAGTGGTGATAATGAAAAATCAATTGTTGAAAGTTTCGACAGCCACTGGAATGATGTCCTGAAAATTGGGCAGGAAGTTGTTAAAATTGACCCGAGATATTATCGTCCGACCGAAGTTGAGCATCTTCGTGCTGATATTACTAATATGAAAGAACTTATTGGTAGAGAGCCGAAAGTAAAATTTAATGAATTAATCAAAATTATGATGGATAGCGATATGTTAAAGCATGGACTAACTCCACCGGGAGAAGGTTTTGCTATCCATAAAGAACTAAATTTCGACTGGAGTGCAAATTTACAAATATCCGGATTAGATTAA
- the leuS gene encoding leucine--tRNA ligase, producing MAYPFKDIENKWQQYWAENKTFKTGTDFSKPKFYVLDMFPYPSGAGLHIGHPEGYTATDIIARFYNMKGYNVLHPMGFDAFGLPTERYSMTTGIHPVDATKDNIENFVRQLNSLGFNYDWDVMVNTTDPNYYKWTQWMFTLIYNSWYDHDLQKARPISELPIPSHITDEKEIEDYRDSRRLAFISMKPVNWCEALGTVLANEEVDEWKSKGYSVERRPMRQWMLRITEYADRLLNDLDLVEWPQSTRDMQINWIGKSVGGEIVFKTESGKEITVFTTRPDTVFGATYLVLAPEHALVDELTSEDNAESVKNYIEKASAKSDLERQELNKDKSGLFIGSYAINPATGEKIPIWIADYVLAHYGTGAIMAVPGHDERDHEFATKFSLPIIQVVAPTEGEMIDIQQAAFCEKSGVGINSENNELSLNGVPSPEAILKTISWLETKGIGKAKVQFKLRDWLFSRQRYWGEPMPIMFFEDGTKRALEIDELPLVLPEVTDFQPAGTGESPLAKVDSWVNFIDKKTGKKAGYETNTMPQWAGSCWYYLRYFDNANDEIFSDLEKQKYWMDPAGVDLYVGGSEHAVLHLLYARFWHKVLFDYGYVSTKEPFKKLFHQGLILGEDGEKMSKSRGNVVNPDIVVNEYGADSLRLYEMFLGPLEATKPWQTKNIVGVFNFLNRAWRLIATEDGKLSPNVQDIELTSEQEFVMHSTIKKVSEDIPALSFNTSIAQMMIFVNEFNKYDIKPKIAMESLVLCLAPFAPHIAEELWAVLGHKESIYFAKFPEYDESKTIKNEIELVVQVSSKIRAKLQVTLDLAQEDVEKLALADSLVQKHLEGKQIRKVIFVKNKLINFIAG from the coding sequence ATGGCATACCCCTTTAAAGATATTGAAAATAAGTGGCAGCAGTATTGGGCTGAAAATAAAACTTTTAAAACCGGAACTGATTTTTCCAAGCCCAAATTCTATGTGCTTGATATGTTCCCATATCCGAGTGGTGCGGGGTTGCATATCGGACATCCTGAGGGATACACTGCAACTGATATTATTGCCCGTTTTTACAATATGAAAGGGTATAATGTACTGCATCCTATGGGTTTTGACGCATTCGGTCTGCCCACAGAGCGATACAGTATGACAACAGGTATTCATCCCGTTGATGCCACAAAAGATAATATCGAAAATTTTGTCCGTCAGCTTAATTCACTTGGGTTCAATTATGATTGGGATGTTATGGTTAATACCACAGACCCTAATTATTACAAATGGACGCAGTGGATGTTCACCCTGATTTATAATTCCTGGTATGACCACGATTTGCAGAAAGCACGCCCAATCAGCGAACTCCCGATACCTTCTCATATTACAGATGAAAAAGAAATTGAGGATTACCGAGATAGCCGTCGTCTTGCATTTATCTCTATGAAACCGGTGAACTGGTGCGAAGCATTAGGCACTGTTCTTGCAAATGAGGAAGTGGACGAGTGGAAAAGTAAGGGTTATTCTGTGGAGCGTCGCCCTATGCGTCAATGGATGTTACGCATTACAGAATACGCCGACAGATTATTAAACGACCTTGATTTGGTAGAGTGGCCCCAGTCCACACGCGATATGCAGATAAACTGGATTGGCAAAAGTGTAGGTGGTGAAATTGTATTCAAAACAGAATCAGGAAAGGAAATTACAGTATTTACCACACGTCCCGATACAGTTTTCGGTGCCACTTATCTTGTGCTTGCCCCTGAACACGCTCTTGTTGATGAATTAACAAGTGAGGATAATGCAGAATCAGTTAAGAATTATATAGAAAAGGCGTCTGCAAAAAGTGACCTCGAAAGGCAGGAATTGAATAAGGATAAGAGCGGATTATTCATTGGAAGTTATGCTATTAATCCCGCAACAGGTGAGAAAATTCCAATATGGATTGCAGATTATGTACTTGCTCACTACGGCACCGGTGCGATTATGGCTGTTCCCGGGCATGACGAACGTGACCACGAATTTGCTACAAAATTTAGCTTGCCGATTATTCAGGTGGTTGCACCTACTGAGGGTGAAATGATTGATATTCAGCAAGCTGCTTTCTGCGAAAAGAGTGGCGTTGGTATCAATTCCGAAAATAATGAATTATCTCTGAATGGTGTACCGTCACCTGAAGCAATTTTAAAAACAATTTCTTGGCTTGAGACTAAAGGAATCGGAAAAGCAAAGGTACAGTTCAAATTACGGGACTGGCTTTTCTCACGTCAGAGATACTGGGGTGAGCCGATGCCGATTATGTTTTTTGAAGATGGTACAAAACGCGCATTAGAAATTGATGAATTGCCTCTTGTTTTACCTGAAGTAACAGATTTTCAACCCGCCGGTACCGGAGAATCACCACTGGCAAAGGTTGATTCATGGGTGAATTTTATTGATAAAAAAACTGGAAAGAAAGCAGGTTACGAAACAAATACAATGCCTCAATGGGCCGGCTCTTGCTGGTATTATTTGAGATATTTTGACAATGCTAATGACGAGATTTTCAGTGATTTAGAAAAGCAAAAATACTGGATGGACCCTGCCGGAGTTGATCTTTATGTTGGTGGTTCTGAGCATGCTGTGTTGCATTTGCTTTATGCAAGATTCTGGCACAAAGTTCTGTTTGATTACGGCTATGTTTCAACTAAAGAGCCGTTCAAAAAGCTGTTCCATCAGGGATTGATTTTAGGAGAAGATGGTGAAAAAATGTCAAAATCACGCGGCAATGTTGTCAATCCGGATATAGTAGTAAATGAATACGGAGCAGATTCTCTTCGCCTTTATGAAATGTTCTTAGGTCCTCTTGAAGCTACAAAACCATGGCAAACAAAAAATATAGTTGGTGTGTTTAATTTCCTTAATCGTGCTTGGAGATTAATTGCCACTGAAGATGGAAAACTTTCTCCAAATGTTCAGGATATTGAACTTACGTCAGAACAGGAATTTGTTATGCACTCCACTATTAAAAAAGTGAGTGAGGATATTCCGGCACTGAGTTTCAATACTTCAATTGCACAAATGATGATATTTGTTAATGAATTCAACAAATATGACATTAAGCCAAAAATTGCTATGGAATCGCTTGTGTTATGCCTTGCACCATTTGCTCCTCATATTGCTGAGGAATTATGGGCAGTTTTAGGGCATAAAGAAAGCATTTATTTTGCAAAATTCCCTGAATATGATGAGTCAAAAACCATTAAGAATGAAATCGAACTTGTCGTTCAGGTTTCGAGCAAGATTCGTGCAAAATTGCAGGTAACTCTTGACTTGGCACAGGAAGATGTTGAAAAATTAGCACTTGCCGACTCGCTTGTACAAAAACATCTTGAAGGCAAACAAATTCGTAAAGTAATTTTTGTTAAGAATAAATTGATAAATTTTATAGCAGGTTAA
- a CDS encoding YcxB family protein, translating into MIKRQVNSLLNEGNNEGLIGQQTLDIIDNSLTIINQKLTTVIIISKLNKVVEDDRYVFVYSTSINALIIPKTYLSDEDKDELIKIINDKITS; encoded by the coding sequence TTGATTAAACGTCAAGTTAATAGCTTACTAAATGAAGGTAATAACGAAGGTCTTATTGGTCAGCAAACTTTAGATATCATTGACAATTCTTTGACCATAATTAATCAGAAATTAACAACAGTTATAATAATCTCCAAATTGAACAAAGTTGTTGAAGATGACAGATATGTTTTTGTATATTCTACCTCAATTAATGCATTAATTATTCCAAAAACTTATTTGAGTGATGAAGATAAAGATGAATTGATTAAAATTATCAATGATAAGATAACTTCTTAA
- a CDS encoding ATP-binding protein, translating into MLASPFIFGKTVSEDAFTNREDEMLRLKNNMFSGINTMIISPRRWGKSSLVERVSNEIMQQNSKIAVVNIDLFSSNTFQDFLEVFAKSVIKASSNRAEDWINAGKDFFKNVIPRLSFGASPQSDFSLSFDFNNNDFDYDEILNLAEEIAVRKKIKFIINIDEFQNIAGYKDYEDADKKLRSIWQKQKNVTYCLYGSRRHLMEEIFTDSSKPFYKFGDILFLQKIKREKWIDFITSKFVETKKVITVEFAGQIADLMQNHPWYVQQICYFIWHKTHKSVTEEIITDSLNEVINSNLPLFKREIEILSRTQINLLKAVAGEETQFSSVDVMRRYQLGTPANAMKNIKILLKNDLLIDNYGKLIFSDPVFLYWFKRDYLN; encoded by the coding sequence ATGCTTGCTTCTCCTTTTATATTTGGTAAAACTGTCTCGGAAGATGCCTTCACAAATCGTGAAGACGAAATGCTGCGATTAAAGAATAATATGTTTTCCGGAATAAATACAATGATTATATCGCCTCGCAGATGGGGCAAATCCTCACTTGTAGAGCGGGTTTCCAATGAAATAATGCAACAGAATTCCAAAATAGCTGTTGTAAATATAGACTTATTTTCCTCAAATACCTTTCAGGATTTTCTGGAAGTCTTTGCAAAAAGTGTAATAAAAGCAAGTTCGAATAGAGCTGAAGACTGGATTAATGCCGGGAAAGATTTCTTCAAAAATGTAATTCCAAGATTAAGTTTCGGAGCCTCTCCACAATCTGATTTCAGTCTGTCATTTGATTTTAACAACAATGATTTTGATTATGATGAAATTCTTAATCTCGCAGAGGAAATTGCTGTGAGGAAAAAAATTAAATTTATCATAAACATAGATGAATTTCAAAATATCGCAGGGTATAAGGATTATGAAGATGCTGATAAAAAACTTCGCTCTATCTGGCAAAAGCAGAAGAATGTTACATATTGTCTTTATGGAAGCAGAAGACACCTGATGGAAGAAATTTTTACGGATAGTTCAAAACCTTTTTATAAATTTGGCGACATACTATTTTTACAGAAAATTAAGAGAGAAAAATGGATAGATTTCATAACTTCAAAGTTTGTTGAAACCAAGAAGGTTATTACTGTAGAATTTGCCGGTCAAATAGCTGATTTGATGCAGAATCATCCTTGGTATGTACAGCAAATATGTTATTTTATCTGGCATAAAACCCATAAAAGCGTTACCGAAGAGATAATAACAGACTCGCTCAATGAGGTTATAAACTCCAATTTACCATTATTCAAAAGAGAGATTGAGATATTAAGCAGAACTCAAATTAATCTTCTAAAAGCAGTTGCAGGCGAAGAAACCCAGTTCTCATCAGTTGATGTCATGAGAAGGTATCAACTCGGAACACCTGCAAATGCAATGAAAAATATAAAAATACTTTTAAAAAATGATTTATTGATAGATAATTACGGAAAACTGATTTTTTCTGACCCTGTATTTCTGTATTGGTTCAAAAGAGATTATTTGAATTGA
- a CDS encoding TraB/GumN family protein, translated as MKKALRLVVLLLIVVTSANAEYFAGPEYNHKLWRISGNGLNKDSYIFVLHNTSNKKAFMLEDSVISAFKKADLIIQNHNFIDKDRNMIPEKRHYDWFDFEKHFSPETLKKIEDSVEARGGHFMRVISSRSSFRLLRSLRSSNKYQDTNINYKTDISTTLKNLTLLEEKEFDGIFDINYWIEYFHSLTDDEKVEDILKNLDEQKLISKEKLFTQLYSKNRLDSIFNLTVIEYKPHDYQEFNKMRDSTINFIVKYLSNKSVFVELPVRNAIGNDGVIDKLRQSGYLVVPIKCDTYTDLFRYVNNYDDMEWTDFNIEEFGISIALPKLYLIGNKSNTNFSCNFMDITTNMLYFVEVYDVPDFSSTNPLKYFHEANLKLRADYTENTSLNQIYTPDSLIKFAGEAKRNRYHQKYHLVYHDKKIFKLTAITDTLNMNLKHADKFLSSYKIGKMPEVKKYLYTSPSKDFQVEFPSKPQYRPIIIPKRMDTSFDLKSEDYQNMSFYMLNSSKFSEDHFFNDDSFLYKNFEFVTNNKKIPQQDIIINSEINNFKGFSSLNFEYKVDSMNVCYKTILAFNRFYMLHIHSPNELNKDVRDEYFSSFKITLNHNTPMTTIETETAKFKLPENMVRDSLIEDDRNSEKVQWGFSKYFIRQDYLDTILGFSFHFKISEMTDYYFETPEEFKESSIRYLTDQFGPNELIYCEPYSEKIENSYIFEVKSTKSKAVMKGIFYPYKNATHSLEVRTHQAFLDSSYINDVFDSFEITFEPEEEQELFRNKLLDATKYAIKNKNIEDPIEFSNEFVNALIHTHDYKNYYESIEYLVTKTDSENYILSYLLKQISTKLSKIEYSEMIKKSINLNGSNKLDYNFIFLKALSLIEDNEIRKYTLEQIIRNSKEYKDDSNYFLPWYYDDYVLTSDTRNFIKWIFKDIFKSISLEEILSNPVYSEILNIPVLQNPISHFLNYDVLYKIRNSDKIQIDEPLLIKSFKTFIDKDLEDEIDIAVSFNEYAQMLIFLCKSPASLDFIENYIFSHYECNHSNKFLYYALNNPSNIYEINKIFGIRQYISRGYKILHKIGKLDLMPQKYLNYESIAEAQLLNFYLTFGLIDLQIQDKFIHTVSNNKKEEYFMFFHVLTTVIDFETISDDGDAEYESSKVTICVGPYPKEIDIHNLEIPDNMICASQGFIKKGEFEKFIQVRNGEEIEGIECFDLNDF; from the coding sequence ATGAAAAAAGCCCTTAGACTTGTAGTTCTGCTGCTTATAGTAGTAACTTCGGCAAATGCTGAATATTTTGCCGGACCTGAGTATAATCATAAACTCTGGCGTATCAGCGGAAATGGTCTGAACAAAGACTCCTACATTTTTGTCCTGCATAATACAAGCAATAAAAAAGCATTTATGCTGGAGGATTCTGTTATATCAGCTTTTAAGAAGGCAGATTTGATTATACAGAATCATAATTTCATTGATAAAGACAGGAATATGATTCCTGAAAAAAGGCATTATGATTGGTTTGATTTTGAAAAACATTTTTCCCCCGAGACACTCAAGAAAATTGAAGATTCTGTAGAAGCACGAGGAGGGCATTTCATGAGAGTTATTAGCTCGCGCTCATCATTTCGGTTGTTAAGAAGTTTGAGGTCATCAAATAAGTATCAGGATACAAATATTAATTACAAAACTGATATTAGTACTACTTTGAAAAATTTGACTTTACTTGAGGAAAAAGAATTCGACGGTATTTTTGATATTAATTACTGGATTGAGTATTTTCATAGTCTTACTGATGATGAAAAAGTTGAGGATATACTTAAAAATTTAGACGAGCAGAAATTAATATCTAAAGAAAAATTATTTACACAACTTTATTCTAAAAATAGATTAGATTCGATTTTTAATTTGACAGTGATTGAATATAAACCTCATGATTACCAAGAATTTAATAAAATGAGAGATAGCACTATTAATTTCATAGTCAAATATTTAAGTAATAAATCTGTTTTCGTAGAGTTGCCTGTACGAAATGCAATTGGAAATGATGGAGTGATTGATAAACTCAGACAGTCAGGATATTTGGTCGTGCCTATCAAATGCGATACATACACAGATTTGTTCCGCTATGTAAATAATTACGACGATATGGAATGGACTGATTTCAATATTGAAGAATTTGGGATAAGTATTGCTTTGCCCAAGCTTTATCTTATTGGTAATAAATCAAATACAAATTTTAGTTGCAATTTTATGGATATTACAACAAACATGTTATATTTTGTAGAGGTTTATGATGTTCCTGACTTCTCAAGTACAAATCCTCTGAAATATTTTCATGAAGCTAACTTAAAATTACGTGCTGATTATACTGAGAATACATCCCTTAATCAAATTTATACTCCTGATTCATTGATAAAGTTTGCCGGTGAAGCAAAAAGGAACAGGTATCACCAAAAGTATCATTTAGTTTACCATGATAAGAAAATATTCAAATTAACTGCAATAACTGATACTTTAAACATGAATTTAAAGCATGCAGATAAGTTTTTAAGTAGTTACAAAATAGGTAAAATGCCGGAAGTTAAAAAATATCTTTATACATCACCATCTAAAGACTTTCAGGTAGAATTTCCAAGTAAACCGCAATATCGTCCTATTATTATTCCCAAGAGAATGGATACCAGTTTTGATTTAAAGTCAGAAGATTATCAAAATATGAGTTTTTATATGTTGAACTCAAGTAAATTTTCTGAAGACCATTTTTTTAATGATGATAGTTTCTTATATAAGAATTTTGAGTTTGTGACAAACAATAAAAAAATTCCGCAACAAGATATTATTATTAATTCAGAAATTAATAATTTTAAAGGTTTCTCAAGTCTTAATTTTGAGTATAAAGTTGATAGTATGAATGTTTGTTACAAGACGATACTCGCTTTTAACCGATTTTATATGTTGCACATTCATAGCCCAAATGAATTGAATAAAGATGTCAGAGATGAGTATTTCAGTTCATTTAAAATCACTCTTAATCATAATACACCAATGACAACAATTGAAACAGAAACTGCTAAGTTCAAATTACCGGAGAATATGGTTAGAGATTCATTGATTGAAGATGATAGAAATAGTGAGAAAGTCCAATGGGGTTTTTCTAAGTATTTTATTAGACAAGATTATCTAGATACAATACTTGGTTTTTCTTTTCACTTCAAAATTTCTGAAATGACCGATTATTATTTCGAAACTCCTGAAGAATTTAAAGAAAGTTCAATCCGATATCTGACAGACCAATTTGGACCTAACGAACTTATTTATTGTGAACCTTATTCTGAAAAGATTGAAAATTCCTATATATTTGAAGTTAAATCAACAAAATCTAAAGCTGTTATGAAAGGAATATTTTATCCATATAAAAATGCTACACATAGTCTTGAAGTTCGTACTCATCAAGCATTCTTGGATAGCTCTTACATTAATGATGTTTTTGATTCTTTTGAAATTACTTTTGAGCCGGAAGAAGAGCAGGAGTTGTTCAGAAATAAATTGCTGGATGCTACGAAGTATGCAATAAAAAATAAGAATATTGAAGACCCGATAGAATTTTCTAACGAATTTGTCAATGCATTGATTCATACACATGATTATAAGAATTATTATGAAAGTATTGAATACTTAGTAACGAAAACTGATTCTGAAAACTATATTCTAAGTTATTTATTAAAGCAAATCAGCACAAAACTCTCAAAAATTGAGTATTCAGAAATGATTAAAAAGTCAATAAATTTGAATGGTTCTAATAAATTAGATTATAATTTTATATTTTTAAAAGCACTAAGTTTGATTGAAGACAATGAAATCAGAAAATATACTTTAGAACAAATCATCCGTAATAGCAAAGAATATAAGGATGATTCCAATTATTTTTTGCCATGGTATTATGATGATTATGTTTTAACATCAGATACACGAAATTTTATTAAATGGATTTTTAAAGATATTTTTAAGAGTATATCTCTTGAAGAAATATTATCAAATCCAGTTTACTCTGAAATTTTAAATATTCCGGTATTACAAAATCCGATTTCTCATTTTTTGAATTATGATGTATTATATAAAATCAGGAATTCTGACAAAATTCAAATAGATGAGCCCCTATTGATAAAATCCTTTAAAACATTTATAGACAAAGACTTAGAAGATGAAATTGATATTGCAGTATCATTTAATGAATACGCCCAAATGTTGATTTTCTTATGCAAATCCCCTGCATCATTAGATTTTATTGAAAACTATATTTTTTCTCATTACGAATGTAATCACTCAAACAAATTTTTATATTATGCTTTAAATAATCCATCTAATATTTATGAAATCAACAAAATTTTTGGAATTAGACAATACATAAGTCGTGGCTATAAAATATTACACAAAATTGGTAAGCTAGACCTAATGCCTCAAAAATACCTCAACTATGAATCTATTGCTGAAGCACAATTGCTTAATTTTTACTTGACATTTGGATTGATAGATTTGCAAATTCAAGATAAATTTATACATACCGTTTCGAATAATAAAAAAGAAGAATACTTTATGTTTTTTCATGTTTTGACTACTGTCATTGACTTTGAAACAATATCAGATGATGGTGATGCTGAATATGAAAGTAGTAAAGTTACTATTTGCGTTGGTCCATATCCAAAGGAGATTGACATACACAATCTTGAAATACCAGATAATATGATTTGTGCTTCACAAGGTTTTATTAAAAAAGGAGAATTTGAGAAGTTTATCCAAGTCCGCAATGGTGAAGAAATTGAAGGCATAGAATGTTTTGATTTGAATGATTTTTAA
- a CDS encoding PorT family protein gives MRKYFIAILLIFAPLTAYSNFNAGIQIGYNTTELSTDWNEINSNLKSGFQIGIFARFGNEFFLQPELLYANRGGFAEFQNEFWENSGLRGRGTEVHAGMFQMPIMVGYKLIDGAAIGLNVQAGPVISIITDKGLAGISEVYNESSFEDYTWGVQVGAGIDIFSFTLNARYEYSLSDIYKGNYESQNFNVRAHTFLVTLGWKLL, from the coding sequence ATGAGAAAGTATTTCATAGCAATTTTGTTGATTTTTGCACCTTTAACTGCATATTCCAATTTTAATGCAGGAATTCAAATCGGCTATAATACAACTGAGCTCAGCACAGACTGGAACGAGATTAACAGCAATTTAAAAAGCGGGTTTCAGATAGGAATATTTGCAAGATTCGGAAATGAATTCTTCCTTCAGCCTGAATTACTCTATGCTAATCGTGGAGGCTTTGCTGAATTTCAGAATGAATTTTGGGAAAATTCCGGATTAAGAGGCAGAGGCACTGAAGTTCATGCAGGAATGTTTCAAATGCCGATAATGGTGGGATATAAGTTGATTGACGGTGCAGCTATAGGTCTGAATGTGCAAGCCGGTCCTGTAATTTCAATAATTACTGACAAGGGATTAGCCGGAATAAGCGAAGTTTACAATGAAAGCAGTTTTGAAGATTATACTTGGGGAGTTCAGGTCGGTGCAGGTATTGACATTTTTTCATTTACATTAAATGCCAGATATGAATATTCTCTCAGCGATATTTATAAAGGCAATTACGAAAGCCAGAATTTCAATGTTAGAGCACATACTTTTCTTGTTACTCTTGGTTGGAAACTACTGTAA
- a CDS encoding GNAT family N-acetyltransferase produces MKLSIRKAASEDSELILSFIKDLAEFEKLSDAVSADTDQIKKTLFSENPAAEVLIAEKDSEAAGFALYFFNYSTFLAKRGLYLEDLFVKPEYRGLGIGKALLASVAKEAVRNNCGRMEWSVLEWNPAREFYEYLGAKPLDEWLVYRISGEKLFNLAENCL; encoded by the coding sequence ATGAAATTATCAATTAGAAAAGCAGCAAGTGAAGATTCAGAACTTATACTAAGTTTTATTAAGGATTTAGCAGAATTTGAGAAACTTAGTGACGCAGTGAGTGCAGATACAGATCAGATAAAGAAAACATTATTTAGTGAAAATCCGGCTGCAGAAGTTCTGATAGCTGAAAAAGACTCTGAAGCTGCTGGATTTGCACTTTACTTTTTCAATTATTCGACATTTCTTGCCAAACGCGGATTATATCTGGAGGATTTATTCGTGAAACCGGAATATCGTGGACTTGGAATTGGCAAGGCATTACTGGCATCTGTAGCAAAGGAAGCTGTTAGAAATAATTGTGGCAGAATGGAATGGAGTGTACTTGAATGGAATCCTGCCCGGGAATTCTACGAATATTTAGGAGCCAAGCCACTCGATGAATGGCTTGTTTACAGAATTTCAGGCGAAAAATTATTTAATTTAGCTGAAAATTGCTTATGA